The following is a genomic window from Geoalkalibacter halelectricus.
TACGGTTCGATCATCATTGAAATTGTTCTGCCCGTGCTGCTCATGCTGGGCGCGGAGCGTTTTGCCGTGTATCGCTTTTTGCAAACCCCCCAACAGGTGGCCTGGGTGCGCAATCACTGGTGGCTGCATCCCAACGCCATCAGTCGCGCCCGCTACCCCATGGGATTCATCGCCGTTTTGCTCCTGCATCTGGGCTATCCGCGCCTGTGCTTTTTGTTTTTCACCTTCTGGATGATCACCGACATCACCGATGGCGATATCGCCCGCAAGTGCGACCTGCACACCAAGGACGGCGAGTCCATCGATCCGTTTTCCGACAAGCTCATGTATTCCCCCATGCTGATCTATCTGGCCTGGCTCAATTGGCTCAGTCCGGTGCTGGTCGGTTTTTTCCTGTTGTTTGATATCGTCGGGCAGGCCTCGCGGCATTTCATCAAAACCAAGGCAGCCAACCTGTTCGGCAAGGCCAAGACCTTTCTCGTCGTCGTGTTGCTGATCGTGGTGGGCCTGGAACTGATCTACGGTCCGCTTCCGGTTCTGGGGCGCGCCATTCATCCGCTGCTGGTGATTTGCGTGGGGCTGGCCTTTTGCTCCACGGTTTTCAAGCTGATCCCTAATTACTGGTACGCCAACATCCTCAGCATCATGAACCTGGTGTGCGGGCTGGCCGGCTGTTGGGTCATCCTCGCCGGTCATCCGCCCGTCTACGCTCTGGGGCTGGTGTTTCTCGGGCAATTTCTCGACCTCTTCGACGGGCGCGCCGCGGAGCGCTGGGGGTCGACTCCCAAGGGCGAACTCTTCGATGACGTGGCTGACGGCACCAGCTTCGGCCTGACCGTGGGGCTTATTGTCGCCACGGCTTTTTCGCAGTTGTGGGTTGGTATTCTGGTCGGCTTGTTGTATCTGGGTGCGGTGGTGTACCGCCTGGTGCGCTTTGTCATCGAGAAGCGCAAGGCCGGGGTGCTCGGTGGGGTGGAAACCTTTGCCGGGCTGCCGTCTCCCGCCGGGGCGCTGCTGGCGGGGACCGCCTGCGTGCTGATCGCCAACGATCTGATCATCGGTTTTCTGGTGGTTTTGACCTCGATGTTGATGGTGTCGCGGGTGCCCTATGCCCATTTCGGGCGCGCCATTCTCCCCAAGGTTCCGAAAATCGTGCGGGTCATCGTTCTGGGCGCGTTTTTGTTTCTGCTTGCCCTGGGCGTGCGTCGCGACCAGTACCTCGTTCCCCTGATCTTTGCCTTTACCTGCGCCCTGGCGTATCTGGCCTCTCCCCTGTAT
Proteins encoded in this region:
- a CDS encoding CDP-alcohol phosphatidyltransferase family protein encodes the protein MTTYGSIIIEIVLPVLLMLGAERFAVYRFLQTPQQVAWVRNHWWLHPNAISRARYPMGFIAVLLLHLGYPRLCFLFFTFWMITDITDGDIARKCDLHTKDGESIDPFSDKLMYSPMLIYLAWLNWLSPVLVGFFLLFDIVGQASRHFIKTKAANLFGKAKTFLVVVLLIVVGLELIYGPLPVLGRAIHPLLVICVGLAFCSTVFKLIPNYWYANILSIMNLVCGLAGCWVILAGHPPVYALGLVFLGQFLDLFDGRAAERWGSTPKGELFDDVADGTSFGLTVGLIVATAFSQLWVGILVGLLYLGAVVYRLVRFVIEKRKAGVLGGVETFAGLPSPAGALLAGTACVLIANDLIIGFLVVLTSMLMVSRVPYAHFGRAILPKVPKIVRVIVLGAFLFLLALGVRRDQYLVPLIFAFTCALAYLASPLYWHPRKSPASE